ATTCCCACCAAACTTAAATTCTcttcatcagattttttttactattattttgtaATGCCATCATATTAAAATAGGAGGATGATGTATTAAAAACACAGAAATACAGAGATTTTTATGGATTAAAGGACAATAAGTAGatgatgagaagaagaagaagaaaccggtTACAAAACTTAATGGAAAAAATAGTTCCAAAAAGAAGTAACTGTTACAAATGAACATGTTGCCTATTCCTacaatcaataaaatcttatttactgaaaaaaaaaaaaaaatcttttacaaaTGAACATGAGGTAATGGACAGAGATCTAACCTCTTTGGCAGCATTGACAATTCCTCTGGCTATTATATCACATTTCATTATTCCCCCGAATATGTTCACTAAGATTGCTTTCACCTTCTCATCCGAAGTCAATATCTTGAACGCCTCAATCACCTGCTTCATACAACTTAATTATTAAAGCACTCATAATTTAGAGTTTATTTCTCAAGGCTAGTAACAAGTCAAACTTGTAAAAGTTAAAGACATGCATGGGTgaagagatgaaatgagaaattGTGAAAATTCtgttaatagtagtgaaatgatttgagttaagatgttttattgagttttgagaaagaagagagataaagttgaataaaaatattataaagttgaaaaattgtttgaatataatttttgttttgaaatttaaaaaagttgtatttttttttttggaagtttgagaaaattgtataaggttttgtgtttggataatgattagttgaaaaagttgaagatttgaaattgaaaagtgttttgtatttgagtgatgtttgggaaggaaattgtgagaagttttgagatgtCTCATATCATCTCTGTtaccaaacaaggcctaagaTTGTCCAAGAACAGACTCAGAAAATgggaaaaacaaaatatcaagGCATCATCAATATTCGACACGCATGCACAAATAGCACATTCAGCCTTCTAATTACCTATAATGTTAATGAAAAACCAACATATATAATTGACAGAAAAAGCACAACAACGGTCACAAAAGGAGATAACAACTTACAAGAAGCAATAAATGACAattcatgaaaatgaaaattgtaaAAGCTAAGTCATTACCTGGCCTTCAGAAGCATTCCCACCTACGTCAAGAAAATTGGCTGGAGTTCCCCCATGCAGTTTAATTATATCCATTGTGGCCATTGCTAATCCTGCGCCATTCACCATGCAACCAATCTCTCCATCTAAGCCAATATAATTTAAATCCGCTTTAGCAGCAGCCACCTGTATGAAGTAAAAGCACAATGAAAGATCCATGAGTAAACAGCTATATTGCTCCTGCTTAGTCTAACTTAATGTACATGGCATTTGTGTCTGTGTTTCAAATGGGATGTTTACCAATAAGATACAACATTCAGTCTTCTCTGTTCAAAATTTCACGAATAAAGTGATAATTATATTCTTCAAACCATTGCAAATGATCAGTTCTTATACCaccaaaaaagtaaaattaggaaaagaaaataagtttcAACAAATATACGTAATaagcaaatgaaaaaaatacctCTCGAGGATCCTCCTGTGATGGATCACGGAGAGTGAATATCTCTTTCTGACGAAAGGCTGCATTGTCATCAAAGTTTAACTTAGCATCAGCAGCTACTAACTGCTTATCAGAAGTCTCCGCAATGGGATTGATCTGTCCAGAAGAACCATAGTTCAAAGTTCCAACAAATATATCCCTTACAAAAATCTCTAAATATGCCACCAAAACCAGAAAAACATCAATAGCACTCCTGCAATGTAAAAGCTTAAGCTCACTTCTAATAATGTGCAGTCACACTTGCAAAAAAGTTCATATAATTTCTTCACTTGCTCAATTGAATCTTTCCTATCAGCCACCATGGGAGCCAAACCATCAACAACCTTCGCAGCATCTTCATCAGTAATTCCTTGGAAAACATCAATAGgaacctattaaaaaaaaacaaggcaACTATTACATGCCAATATAGCAAACAAAGAAGAGATTGTCACAATAATTAGGATAAACCATTCAGaataaaacaagagaaagaTAACCTTTATAATCATATCTGGGAATTTCTCTGCAAGGTCCTCAATGCTGGTTCCTCCCTTTCTACAGGCAATTATAagctggaaaaagaaaataaatttgcaAAAGCATACtggatattaaattattatgcaTAATGACAACAttgataatgaaaaataaagcaacatgaacttattaagaaaataaaacaactcgTTCATGTCAAACAAAAAGGTTATATACTAAGTTTCAGAACATACTGGACCAGCAGTTTTACGATCCAGAGTGATAGCAAAGTACATCTCATTGACCAGtgacaatttttcacataagtACACCtgtataagaaaaagaaaaagaagtctgTGAGATAGCCCGATAGGCACTAGATGGTCAAATTTTGAGATTTGCTACATTGAGAACCGAGGGAAAAGAAGTATAtgaatacacacacacaatgaATTATTAATTACAGCCACACTCCATGTATCTTGAATCCATGATTCCACCCTCCACTCTCTTATTAATTGTGGAAGGTGCCATTTTAACTCGAACTTATCAGCATAAGAATCATTTGATATATTGGTACCAAAGTACAATAATACGACTGTTGATCGTACTAAACACGCATAGGCAACATAAGAACAGACCACAAATAGTCATAAAATGAAGTGGCAATAACACAATTGTTGATCCATACCAAATAGACTGAATAAAGATGCATTACCTTACTCACAACTTTGCCTTGGGGACCAGTTTGTTTGGTGACAAGTATCTGCCCAAGCATCTTCCCTGAATGCAACATAATtacaatattaaaattagaaagtATGTTTTAGAAAAGTcctaagttaaaaataaataaataaattatcaaaaagagAAGTCCTAAGTTTTGcataattaaaatttctaaaCCCCTGGGGATTGGCTcgagtggtaaaggccttgggcttgggggtatgctccccccccccccccaaaaaaaatctaaggTTCAAATATCCTTGGATGTAAACAATCTCTAGAAGCCATCGGAGTGGAGCATTTTTCCCTTGCCAAGGGCCCATgcaccctccccccccccccccccccaaaaaaaaaaaaacaaaagatctaaggttcaaatccccttggatGTAAACAATCTCTAGAGGCCATCGGAGTAGAgcatttttcccttgaattacccgaggtgcacttgtaGAAAACACCTTGCTAAGGGCCCATGCACCCCCAGGATTAGTCGGGATGCTTTTCCCAAATACccggtgccaatcaaaaaaattaaaattaaagtttctaAATCATACAGTTTTTCTCCATTTATAGGTAAATACAACCTGCACAACAGTACAGCCAAGTTCCAAACTTTCGTTTGAGCTTGGGAGAGGAATGGGAGTGCCAAGGACAAGAGAGGCCACCCCAAGAACTTGTTTGCCAGAGCACATATACGGTATAATTAATCCTTCAATCGAGTATTCTCAATCGTAAGTCGGTGCTCCTCAAATGATATTTGACCAGGAATGGCTGGGCCACCACAGTTCCTGCATACTGGCTTTGCCATAGCACCCTTCTATTGCTTTAATTCTAAATCATACAGTTTTTCTCCATTTATAGGTAAATACAATCTGCACAACAGTACAACATTGATGGCTGAACTGTGACCTTATCCTCTACCATTCCTTTTCAGGAAGGGAAGAGTTTACATTGGTCAGGGAATGTTAAAAATCATATAGAACAACATGATATGCATTAAAGTTCCCTAGCACATTTTTTTAAGATGTGGAACCTCACAAAGGCAAGGCCCTTCGAACCCATCCCTGAACAGTAAATCCCAGATACAAGACCCCAACTGTCAGAACCATGCATCAGGTAATAGGGGGAACTCATAATGCGGAATTGAACCCACGATGTCTGAGTTTATAGCTTATCCCAAGCCTACCGTTTGACCCTTAGGCTGCATCCTGGCTGGTAGTCCCTAGcacttttgaaaataagatagctatctattgaaagaaactTAACCCACAAACAAGCAGAAACAAGTTCCCCCAACATAGGTTGTGATGGGTCAACCCAATGTAGGAAAAGCATACGTTGATAATGATGAATTGTgtcattatttaaaacattacCAAACCAAAACAATCCAAATAAACTCAGTTTCGATTTTTTGATTATATGATTTCCTCTGGTCCCTGGTTTGGTATCTGTGGGGACTATAGAAACAAACCCCATGTGATTATAGATTAGCCTAAGAATAGATATGCACCAGAGCTACAAGAATAAATAGGGTGCTACATGCTTATCCATGGGACATATTGCCAATAAATGAGGTTACAACAAATCAACAAAGAATAACAATACATTAAACCAAAATCTTCTCGAGGAAAAGTTAGAAATAATCTTCAGTACCAGCTATCTCTTCAACCTGATCAGCCTTAACAATATGAACTCCGCCCTTAAGACCACTTTTAAATGTTCCCAAGCCTCTTCCACCAGCCAAAATTTGGCTTTTAACCACCAActgtacaataaaatcaaaattagcATTCCTCTTTTTCCATCCATAACTGTGGTGACTGAGAAGACGTATCATAAgaggaaacaatattataaacttCCCATCTGCTTATTGTTCAGGATCCAATTAGAAACAAAAAGGACCTTTTCGGCCCTAACATGCATGCATCTCAAAACTTCCTTTATTTCACAAAACAGAAATAAATAGAGGCAAAGTTATGCTTTGCATTTATTTCTGCAGTTTCTAAGCAGCAGCCAAATATAGGTCACTTTCCACTGGAATGAAAGATAAAACACACCAATGCCTTGAATTACAAACAATTACCTCGCTTTGATTGGGAAATACATCCTGCATTGCCTTCTTGATTTCATCAACAGAAGAAACAGCAACACCTTTTGGAACATTGACCCCGTATTTGGCCATCAAATCAGCCCCCTGTTTTCAACAAATGCCAAACAAAAGTTAGTAGCCACATCCAATAAACATTTTCAAACCAAATCAGGACTCGATAAATTTTAAATGACTGAACCATCACAAAGATCCACATATTTCGCACCAAAATCATATCTAATTCAAGAAAATGTATAGAAACCCTAAACTTTTTCATCCATGCACCGGAATTATGCTCTGTTTGGTTGCCGAGAAAATGAACGAAAGCAAAAATAATTCCATGAGAAATTTCGAGTATTTCTATTCTAAGGTATTTACACCCCACCATTTACATTGCATAAATTTGATTTAGAAagtaaattttcaattttcaatattacaaatctaaattttacttaatattaccatttaagtaatatttaatttatgggATGGTCTTCTGCACACAGACTTCAGAATAGGCTAATTCATTCCAATAAGTTAAACAATGTAGCAGTTTTTTCCTCGGCTAAATGAAGTGtcttatgttttttatttatgaaattaagAGCAAACATGAGCGGTAGAACTCAATGTTGCCATTCAGTTTCCAGAGTTTTCTTCAGAaccaaacagaaaaagaaaaaaaaaatcttgatccATACGCACATATGTATACACGCGTATGTGTCTGCTCgtgtgttagagagagagagagaagaagacacATGCGGAGGGAAGAGAGGGGACCTGATACTCATGAATGTTGAGGCGGCGGAGCTGTTGTTGCTGCCATTTTCCAGCGACGGAGAGAGAGCGCGAGACGAGCTTGTTGAGCAATCCTCTCACCATTCTTCCAATATGTTATTGAAAATCGGCCAGAGAGAATCAGAGATTCAGAGTGTTGGGCGTGAAACCCTAAAGAGCAAGCTCTCAAACCCTAGCGCGCGCacagacaaagagagagagagagtgccgGATTCGGAGGTTGATCGGGTCAAAGTAGTTCAGAGAAACGGACCCTGGCCAACGTAACGCGTGAGTGTGCAAGTTCTCTGCGTAATcacttcaaaaatataaaaaaataaatatagaacctataaaagaaagaaaaattaattttttaataataaatctcattttttatttaaacgattttataatatttacatattttataattatatataatattatttaatgtgtaaataaataaatttatttttccaaaaaataatatttgtgatgTATAAGTTTCACacaaaaatagataaatctgaaatttgtattcaaaataaattaaatataatcatagattgtgtaaatattatatacttcttttgtaaaagagtagactattattaaaatattaatttttttatataaattttatatttattcacttaaaaaaaatacatagtgATTGcaaactctattattataaatataatttctatattttttctatatcctatttctattttcatttttattcttttttcaatctttttgtCGTAGaactcattttataaaatagatatgagGTATTATGTTAAACCACGTGAATTTAtggttatttgttttataaaaaaataatatttataattatgaaatgcattaacaatctttttaaaaaaattaaataaattcaagATCCAAATGAATAAAGAACAAACTTTTTAATATGAAACATACTCTTTTTCAGAATAATTAAACGGTATTTGtatcttttataattatacgtaacattatttttttttataacttattttgtAAGCCTATAAGTgatgatattaaaaatataaataattagccTACACATATATatcagagaaaaaaattatcaactgacgtttattttaatgtgtttcataaaaattgtaaaacactttttataaaataaatttgatgtaTTAGTTtaaatcacgttaatttataaaataaaaaataaaaattatttatattttataaaaaaaaattttatatgcaattatttttacatatttttttatatacttcaataatataattagttggatattaaaaaattaatctaatcaattatattaataaagtgaataaaaaatagGTAATGGTAAGCAGCAGTCCAGCAGTTTTTATATACGCAGACAAGTTCTAGCTCAAATCTGACGTGTCAGAACGCCACGTCatcacttattaaaaaaaaaaaaaaaaaaacagaaaaacacgAAGAAGAGAACCCAGCTCCTGTTGAGATCCAATCGTTCTTCCGTTTCCTCCCTCTTCAGTGTGCAAAACGAGTCCCAATCGTAGTTTCTGAGGTTCCTTCTTCCAATCAGATTGGTACCGTCAATCTTCAGTATGCACTCCTAATCGTCAGATCTGAAGGTCTACTGCACTCAAGGAAGAAGACGAGGCAGGCAATGTTGCTATCTACTCTCACTCTTATTTTTGCCTAGGTATTCTGCAAAAACATTAGGTTCTCATGGcgtctttttcttattttttataaagtttgaGATATCCAATGATATGTAAGATTACATGTAATTTGCAAGATTGAGATACCGACCAAAAACTTGTAGTTTTTTGTTATGCAATTGCAGTTTGATCATTTGTGCAAACTTGTAATTTTTTGTTACGCacttgctttcttttcttttacgtTTAACATTTCATTTCCCGTTAATTCCTTATGGCTCCCAAAGCGGAGAAGAAGCGGCCAAAGGCCGAAAAGAAGTTCCCGAAGGAAGGTGGAGCTGGCGCCTCagacaagaagaagaagcagaccAATAAGAGTATCGAGACTTACAAGATCTATATCTTCAAGATGCTTAAACAGGTCCTCCACCCCGATATCGGGATCTCCAGCAAGGCCATGGGGATCATGAACAGCTTCATTAATGACATCTTCGAGAAGCTCGCTCAGGAGGCTTCACGGCTCGCGAGGTATAATAAGAAGCCCACCATCACCTATGGGGAGATCCAGACCACAGTGCGCCTCGTGCTGCCCAGTGAACTCGCCAAGCACGCCGTTTCTGAGGGGAACAATGTGGTCACCAAGTTTACTAGCTCTTAGACAAGGTGGTGCCGGTTGATGGACTTGCTGGTTTTTTGTGCAGAAGTTGGATCATATTGGAGATGGAGATCAAAACACACCGCATCACTCAGGCGTCTTCCACGCACCGTTTCATTCGGCGTACTTTTCTCTCTGCCCATATTAGAACACACCGTTTCATTTTtgaattttgctatatataaataaagtcgcatattaatctatgtaataatactaatttcttcatatttaaaatttaaattagcactattttcaataaaatctattttttaatcaatcacaatatattgatacacatattaatatacaattatacttgtaactagattttttctttattttttaactcgCATGCCAGCGGGATTCGTCCGCAAATTCATCCaccaaaatgattatatatagtatttgtgtaaacttaataatattctaataaagagttataatatatacagttacttttaagtattttttacacacttcactgatgtgattagctgcatcaatttttattaataatcaatcaatcatatcagtagaatgcataaaaaaaatacataaaaatgactatacataCAAATTTTGTATAATGAATATTAACAAATTTGTGATACCATATAAATAAGGAAGAGATAGATTGAGAAAGAGACAAAAAATGTGATAACtctgtaaataaaaataatgaagattTTTTAATGttgacatatatattttttttgagtaaTTTTAAATACAGTTTTAGGTTATGCAAATCTcgaatacttttttaaaaaaaaatatggtccactattaaaaagttaatttatttatatgagtcaCACATTCTCCCATTTTTTTCGAAGAGGATGCACCGAACTTGCATGtcctaaatattatttttctttttctttttctttgaatgtTTTGAAGATTAATGTTGTTAGGTCTTTACAGCATAATTGGccaaattttaaaatgtttgAATAATAAACCAACTTGGTAAAATGTTAATGTgtgaaaaaaagtatatatggGTTATGGTTTAGGAAAATGATACAGGAACCGATACTTCTACCAATAGTTTTgactgacattttttttaaaacaaaaatatacttaataattaagaaaatgactattagtaaatttgtatattttttaaaaaatatttaaaaatgttaacaaaaatatttgaacTTATCCGTACACTGAGAGTAAAAGTATCGATCCCCTTAACATTATCCAATGGTTTATATCATCCAAACATAAGTAAAAGAATAGAGGTTGTATCATACAAAAATAGGGTGTAATACATGGGATGTATGTGAGTGCACCTCGGTGGTCTTTAAGGCCTTGTAGGGATTGAGAGagtatttcaactcatctcatatcGTCTCatctatttattaaaatttttaaaaatttcgacataaaatataataaacaattcaatttatttaaattttaaaaataaaaataatattcaaataaaattttattcaacttttatcttatatcatctcaactcactatccaaatctttTCTAATTGGTTCACATAATTTCcgataattaaagaaaatagacAAAATGTCATATTCTAATAAAAGCATACACAACAATTAGTATACACAAAGTATCAGATTAAAGTATGTtcgaataaaatgaaaaatgatagttgACCCTCTCAAACTTATTCTTCAAAACTATTGTttggatattttaaatttttattttttctaataataaaggaagtgactattatgGTCTGTGATTGAATTAGCCACGGATATCATGGTCTCGTGATTCTAAATCTATTAAGTTACCAACCATTTATGGGCAAATATATAGGACCCGCGTGATTGTTCTAATAATTCATATGTAAAAGTGTAAGACCTCTTGCAATTGAAGGTTACAAAGTACATTTCTTTTCtattaattgaaaaaatttataagtcAAACTCATCTCTTAAAATCGGTTCAACATGAGAGGTTTGCTCTAATCTTATAAACATGTTCAATACCTTATTTACAGgcaatgtgagatttattcctCAATACTATCCCTAATGTACAGatcagtattttttctgatcttTGTCACGAGATAAATAGTGTGGACCCCTATTCATCATATGGTAGGCACTggtattatgaaaaatttatgaatttaactcatctcataaaatcgatctaaagagaaatatttattCTAAccttataaacatatataagaCTTTGTCTACACGTAATATGAGATTTACTTTTCAATattaataactaaaaatattttaaactacgCTTCGCCATTTATACAACCATAAAATATAAACTACTCTTCGCCAACAATCAACAATGGTGCGGTAGCCGTTGAGAAAATAATCATACCCCCTCCAAAAAAATCATACAACTAGAAATATTATATCTAAAATTTCTCAAACATAGAAATATTATATTGTAGAAGTTTATTATATACTCTCAAAATAGAGATGATCTCATCCTATCATAATATACCATACaataaaaattacttaaatAAATCTTGATTTTTACTAGCATGGCATCCGATAATAAGGTATGAGTATCACATCGTCTGTATTATAAAACTACCTAATAATTACTCTTATATTAGACGCACTTTCCGTTTGACAATGAATTGAGTTAAGGTATAGAGTTTGAGATTCATTCCAAAACTCTCAGTAAGAAAGGCGAATATCATTAGATATAAAGATTAACTATATTGACAACTTCTCGAAGCATCAAATTACGtaatgaataatgatatatacaaatttCAAATGCACAGACATCACGCAAGTctttagtaaaataaaaataaaaaatagaccctatcaagaaaaaaatatgaaagtcGCACTCTTTCATGGTGgggtttactttttttttttttttttggaaaacagCCTCCGTTCATTCATAAAAGAGAAGTTACGTATTTAATctgatatatatagaaaaatttccAGATTATTAACCAATTACTACGTTTGAAACTTTTCAATACACAAATTTATTTGAGGATGGCATGGTCTTAACATCTGGCATGGTGGGGGTcactctttttacaaaaagactTGTGCAGAATTTGTGCACTGAGGTTCGCTCCTAATCTTACTTGTTACGTAATacagtactactatatatttaaCACATATATGCTAACTACTGAGAAGTGTAAGCAAAGAACACTACAATCACAAGCAAGGGGCAATTGTCTATGTTGTTTGATCCTaaaaacaggagaaaaatctGTCACTAATGGAATAATGAGCGAGAGAGTGTGGTCCAAAACCAAATAGAGAGTGATCTGTACCGGTAAGATAGACCTCGATCGTTGATGCTAATGGTCTTGCGTATGTAGGACGAAAAGGATACGATGACAAAAATAATTGAAATCATATCAATTAATGTCACTTTTTTATTCTTATGAGATGCAAGTTGAatctttctttttatctttcctCCACGGCTTTCTTACCATTTGTAGCGTCTCCTTTTCGTAAagataatctatatatataaataatactatatacgATATCAcgtaattattaaaaataataatatttattattaaaaatttattattatttttttcatgtgagacTCTTGTTTGTAtacttttctaaaaaatattacataatatttacgtattttatgattataaatatcatttatctctagatatatatatatatatatatgctttaattggttcaattttctttcttatattCTATTGCCCAAAATGTAAAAGAAATCCCAAAGATTGAGACAGAGATTTGGCACCACGTTATCCACTTATATCTTCGAGGAGAAGTATACCACTCGAGCTGTCGACGATAAGTGTAGATATTGAATCTTACGTTACTTGATACgagaaaaaaacattttgttCTTTATTTCGATTCCATTAAAGCtctaattgattttattattcGAAAAGTTCTTTTGAAGTATAGTTTATATGTGtcatggagattctcttgagCGGTTACAAACGACATCGAAATTTTGACATTATAATCATCCGCTATCGATCTACCTTGTTAaggtctcgtttgtttttataaattatatcatctcattttatataattattacaaatttttaaatttttatacaaaatataataaataatttaacatttttaaattttaaaataatattttattcaacttttatctcatatcatttgTGTAAACAAACGAGACCAGCCCACATCATCCATTTTTCACTGATGTTTGGGACTTCAACATATCTAATCCACCATGGTAGTTTCAAGTTTGGGCTCTCTTCACCACCTATGTTAGCTGCTATTTCATATCGAGAGTTTACGAACTCTCATTTCTTGAAAGAAAATTGTTATAATCACAAAAAGATTTTCAATAACCTCATGTAACAAAATGCAATAATTGCTCCTTTTTATTATGGTTTCTTATGGCAACCAATAAATAAAAGCAAGCTATAACATTATGAACTATTTCAAGCACCGCTTTCATGACAATCCATATATCTAGAAATCAACTAAAAGTAACGTATATTGATGTAGTAAtagtaaagttatttttatcgtAAAGTATACTTAACGAATCACAagaaattatgttattttatgaatttatttttatataaatcttttatatatatatagtagttctcttattataatttatctgtgcctacatttaaaaatacaatttgtttctttattttatgattttgtttaattaattCATGTAACCAAATTAAACTAATTTTTTCATACAAAATCTACAATATGAGTGAAAGGAATAATGCTCGCAAAAAATCAAAAGCAAAGATTCAACACTACTTCCTAAAAttaaacttatctcatctcatcattatacttttatcaaatttctacataaaatataataaacaatttaacttttttaaattctaaaacaataataatataaaaaaataatattttaataatattttgtttaatttttaatttttatctaaaattatctcatttaatcacaTTATTCAAACAACCTATAAATGATACCGACTACGAGAATAAAGTCTACACCCATCTTATAGTACACAGGCTCTCGATGAGGAATTTTTCACAAGTGCACCCCTCAAGTAATTTAAGGGGAAGTTTTTCCAATCCAATGACTTATAAATTATTTGCATCCAAGATGATTCAAACTTTAGACGGAACATATCACTAAGATCAAAGTTTTTAATTACCACTTGAACCAACTCCTAGAGTCTAAAACTAAATGAAAACATAAATCAACGTGTTTGCATGATATAAATACTGGATTTGACTTCGTctgaatatttttctttttcttcgtgCTTGTTTTAGGGCAATGGAGATGACTTTTagactgcatatttatatatacatacatatacacttTGCCCTGTTTGGACGGCAATGAACTAATTTTCTAACCTCTGATTACGTCACAAACCACACAAGAAAGAAACCAGACTACTGTAGCCCGAGGTT
This is a stretch of genomic DNA from Carya illinoinensis cultivar Pawnee chromosome 3, C.illinoinensisPawnee_v1, whole genome shotgun sequence. It encodes these proteins:
- the LOC122305369 gene encoding succinate--CoA ligase [ADP-forming] subunit beta, mitochondrial, producing the protein MVRGLLNKLVSRSLSVAGKWQQQQLRRLNIHEYQGADLMAKYGVNVPKGVAVSSVDEIKKAMQDVFPNQSELVVKSQILAGGRGLGTFKSGLKGGVHIVKADQVEEIAGKMLGQILVTKQTGPQGKVVSKVYLCEKLSLVNEMYFAITLDRKTAGPLIIACRKGGTSIEDLAEKFPDMIIKVPIDVFQGITDEDAAKVVDGLAPMVADRKDSIEQVKKLYELFCKCDCTLLEINPIAETSDKQLVAADAKLNFDDNAAFRQKEIFTLRDPSQEDPREVAAAKADLNYIGLDGEIGCMVNGAGLAMATMDIIKLHGGTPANFLDVGGNASEGQVIEAFKILTSDEKVKAILVNIFGGIMKCDIIARGIVNAAKEVSLKVPVVVRLEGTNVDQGKRILKESGMALITADDLDDAAEKAVKAAYK
- the LOC122305370 gene encoding histone H2B-like; this encodes MAPKAEKKRPKAEKKFPKEGGAGASDKKKKQTNKSIETYKIYIFKMLKQVLHPDIGISSKAMGIMNSFINDIFEKLAQEASRLARYNKKPTITYGEIQTTVRLVLPSELAKHAVSEGNNVVTKFTSS